Proteins encoded by one window of Nicotiana tabacum cultivar K326 chromosome 10, ASM71507v2, whole genome shotgun sequence:
- the LOC107822027 gene encoding MLO-like protein 11, whose product MEEDNKELRSLALTPTWSVASVLTIFVAVSLLVERSIHRLSTWLKKTNRKPLFAAVEKMKEELMLLGFISLLLTATSSIISSTCIPSKFYNNVFAPCTKSEVDEEMENKDLKERKLLMAFTLQRRVLNTFNQNTCGENHEPFVSYEGLEQLHRFIFVMAITHISYSCLTMLLAIVKIHSWRKWEDQAQMDRHDVLTEISRAKTFRRQSTFVRVHTSSPLARNHFLVWVTCFFRQFGRSVVRADYLTLRKGFITNHNLTSNYDFHSYMIRSMEEEFQRIVGVSGPLWGFVVGFMLFNVKGSNLYFWIALIPIILVLLVGTKLQHVIATLALESAGFTGSFSRAKLKPRDELFWFKKPELLLSLIHFVLFQNAFELASFFWFWWQFGYNSCFIKNHTLVYLRLIMGFAGQFLCSYSTLPLYALVTQMGTNYKAALIPQRIRETIHGWGKAARRKRRMRMFPDDSTVRTDTSTVISLEEYDDQLVDSPRTVHGAGTEIELQPPAIVTEDHHSVTINETSSRVGTPLLRPCASISSTASPSFPPEVLARSSSMPARGDLGKD is encoded by the exons ATGGAAGAAGATAACAAAGAACTTCGGTCATTGGCCTTGACACCAACATGGTCTGTTGCTTCTGTATTGACTATATTTGTTGCTGTTTCACTCCTTGTCGAGCGATCCATTCACCGCTTATCTACT TGGTTGAAGAAAACCAATAGAAAGCCATTGTTTGCAGCTGTGGAGAAAATGAAAGAAG AGTTGATGCTTCTTGGATTCATTTCTCTCCTACTCACGGCAACGTCCAGCATCATATCTAGTACTTGCATACCATCAAAGTTTTACAATAATGTATTTGCTCCATGTACAAAGTCTGAAGTTGATGAAGAAATGGAGAACAAAGATTTGAAGGAGCGTAAACTTTTGATGGCTTTTACTCTTCAGAGGAGAGTATTAAATACCTTCAATCAAAACACCTGCGGAGAG AATCATGAACCATTTGTATCATATGAAGGCCTAGAGCAGCTGCACCGCTTCATCTTCGTCATGGCCATTACTCATATATCTTACAGCTGCTTGACAATGCTGCTGGCGATTGTTAAG ATCCACAGTTGGAGGAAGTGGGAAGATCAAGCTCAAATGGACAGACATGATGTGCTAACCG AAATTTCTAGAGCCAAGACATTCCGGAGGCAGTCGACTTTTGTCAGAGTTCACACATCAAGTCCACTTGCCAGGAATCATTTCCTTGTTTGGGTG ACCTGTTTCTTTCGGCAGTTTGGCCGTTCAGTTGTTCGTGCCGATTACCTTACTCTACGCAAGGGTTTTATCACG AATCACAACCTTACATCAAACTATGATTTTCACAGCTATATGATTCGCTCAATGGAAGAAGAATTTCAAAGAATAGTTGGTGTAAG TGGCCCTCTGTGGGGATTCGTGGTGGGTTTTATGCTGTTCAATGTGAAAG GATCAAATCTGTATTTCTGGATAGCGTTAATTCCTATCATT CTTGTCCTACTCGTGGGTACAAAACTGCAGCATGTAATCGCAACCTTGGCATTGGAGAGTGCCGGATTTACTGGCTCATTCTCAAGGGCAAAGTTAAAACCACGAGATGAACTTTTCTGGTTCAAGAAACCAGAATTACTTTTGTCCTTGATTCATTTTGTCCTTTTTCAG AATGCATTTGAGCTAGCTTCATTTTTTTGGTTCTGG TGGCAATTTGGGTATAACTCATGCTTCATAAAGAATCACACACTTGTGTATCTACGACTAATTATGGG GTTTGCTGGACAATTCCTTTGCAGTTATAGCACCTTGCCACTCTATGCTCTGGTTACACAG ATGGGTACAAACTATAAGGCTGCATTGATTCCACAGCGAATAAGAGAAACGATCCATGGATGGGGAAAGGCAGCAAGAAGGAAAAGGAGGATGCGCATGTTCCCAGATGATTCAACTGTGCGCACTGATACAAGCACAGTGATTTCACTTGAGGAATACGATGACCAGTTGGTTGATAGCCCTCGAACAGTGCATGGTGCAGGGACTGAAATTGAGCTACAGCCACCTGCAATTGTCACGGAGGATCACCATTCAGTAACAATTAACGAAACTTCAAGTCGTGTTGGTACTCCTCTCCTTCGGCCCTGTGCCTCTATTTCTTCCACAGCTTCCCCAAGTTTTCCACCTGAAGTATTAGCAAGATCATCTTCAATGCCTGCTAGAGGAGATTTGGGTAAAGATTAA